Proteins encoded in a region of the Schaalia hyovaginalis genome:
- a CDS encoding immunoglobulin-like domain-containing protein: MRNTSRARLLFAALFSFLLIVLPGGAHATPNEAAPQNIPYTVQFWSERADYDEANVGSIGDKYEYIGLKNFTGAEGHVPGLLTVDPSGVQFPDIELATSSNPELFAKLYHLNADFTTAQNANDDSAIRPLSADKKNVYNVFFDREVYDVVFEKGNQSEYTFDPVISKNGTTYDATTNPYTVRMRFGQEFGDAWPFDKDIVNVPSEGKRGFGLTGWKIMTGESSANYLDTPPYRLTYSEFIQYAGKRATSVSRPGVSYTDHTIAMGISFNTASHPVFVDFALEGFEDGLEPRQFPVDEALSYWKSDTSWTGYSFPVPEIKGFDRVVPKKQQKAVRSQTGFDRVNATRGDAAPLTFIRTLYGTRRDTNGYLRLEYKRQKFSLFLDNDPRVPKADSDYSAENTLTVPYGQAIADLNFPTPTKPSDLGDDVVFRGWAWDSAGVSMLADSSRSMPNYNVVIHAVWDTERQVVFNLDGGAVDGSTDRISRTQFDGQTVEFPTPTRDGYTFMGWADDNTEGKTYKSTDKLKVDGNMSFTAKWDQHPDLQVKDASVAAGDDFDVKSLVVEAEDAEDGVLTDQVKLVDDGGLDVSKPGKYTVTFEVVDSAGAKATKSAVVTVNMKMVALNEAPSLEVKDASVAAGDDFDVKSLVVEAEDAEDGVLTDQVKLVDDGGLDVSKPGKYTVTFEVVDSAGAKATKSAVVTVNMKMVALNEAPSLEVKDASVAAGDDFDVKSLVVEAEDAEDGVITDRVELVDDGGLDVSKPGKYTVTFEVVDSAGAKVAKTATVTVNMKMVALNEAPSLEVKDASVAAGDEFDPVSLVVKAEDAEDGVITDRVELVDDGGLDLSKPGTYVLKFEVADSQGAKVAKTATVTVNMKMVALNEAPSLEVKDASVAAGDEFDPVSLVVKAEDAEDGVITDRVELVDDGGLDLSKPGTYVLKFEVADSQGAKVAKTATVTVEAKQTPAPGAPTDNQSGVPAPQPEPQSATQPPASSGKLAWTGADSRNLAGFAGAMLLMGAALVATRRRVK; the protein is encoded by the coding sequence ATGCGCAACACGTCTAGGGCACGCTTGCTTTTCGCGGCCTTGTTTAGTTTTCTGTTGATTGTTTTGCCTGGCGGTGCTCACGCTACACCCAATGAGGCAGCCCCTCAGAATATTCCATACACTGTCCAATTCTGGTCGGAGCGCGCCGACTATGATGAGGCCAACGTCGGCTCCATCGGCGATAAGTATGAATACATCGGCCTGAAGAACTTCACGGGTGCCGAGGGGCATGTACCCGGCCTCCTGACAGTCGATCCGAGCGGCGTCCAGTTCCCTGATATTGAACTGGCCACCTCGTCGAATCCCGAGTTGTTCGCCAAGCTCTACCATCTGAACGCCGACTTCACGACAGCGCAGAACGCTAACGACGACAGCGCGATCCGCCCGTTGAGCGCCGACAAGAAGAACGTCTACAACGTCTTCTTCGACCGCGAGGTCTACGACGTGGTCTTCGAGAAAGGCAATCAGTCAGAATATACGTTCGATCCGGTCATCTCGAAGAATGGCACCACCTATGATGCGACGACGAACCCCTACACGGTGCGCATGCGCTTCGGCCAGGAGTTTGGCGACGCCTGGCCCTTCGACAAGGACATCGTGAATGTGCCCAGCGAAGGGAAGCGGGGCTTCGGCCTGACCGGTTGGAAGATCATGACCGGAGAGAGTTCTGCAAACTACTTGGATACTCCTCCGTACCGGCTCACGTATAGCGAGTTCATCCAATACGCGGGGAAGAGGGCAACCTCGGTCTCCCGGCCCGGCGTGAGCTACACCGATCACACCATCGCGATGGGCATCAGTTTCAACACTGCGTCTCACCCGGTCTTCGTGGATTTCGCTTTGGAAGGTTTTGAAGATGGGCTCGAGCCGAGACAGTTCCCTGTGGATGAGGCGCTCTCGTATTGGAAGTCCGATACATCCTGGACCGGATATTCGTTCCCTGTCCCCGAGATCAAGGGCTTCGATCGGGTCGTCCCGAAGAAGCAGCAGAAAGCGGTGAGGAGTCAAACGGGTTTCGATAGGGTAAACGCTACTCGCGGCGACGCTGCTCCGCTGACCTTCATCCGCACGCTTTACGGCACAAGGCGTGACACGAACGGCTACCTGCGCCTCGAATACAAGCGGCAGAAGTTTAGCCTCTTCCTCGATAACGATCCCCGCGTTCCCAAGGCCGACAGCGATTACTCCGCCGAGAACACGCTGACCGTGCCCTACGGTCAGGCTATCGCAGATCTGAACTTTCCTACGCCCACGAAGCCTTCCGACCTGGGTGATGACGTCGTGTTCCGCGGATGGGCATGGGACTCCGCCGGGGTGTCGATGCTGGCTGATTCGTCAAGATCGATGCCTAACTACAACGTTGTCATTCACGCGGTGTGGGATACCGAGAGGCAGGTCGTGTTCAACCTCGATGGCGGAGCTGTCGATGGCAGCACGGATCGGATCAGCCGCACCCAGTTTGACGGCCAGACGGTAGAGTTCCCCACCCCGACCCGCGATGGCTACACCTTCATGGGATGGGCGGACGACAACACGGAGGGCAAGACCTACAAGTCGACGGACAAGCTCAAGGTCGATGGCAATATGTCCTTCACCGCGAAGTGGGATCAGCACCCCGATTTGCAGGTGAAGGATGCCTCGGTTGCTGCTGGTGATGATTTTGATGTGAAGTCGTTGGTGGTTGAGGCTGAGGATGCTGAAGATGGTGTGCTGACTGATCAGGTGAAGCTGGTTGATGATGGTGGGTTGGATGTGTCCAAGCCGGGTAAGTATACGGTGACGTTTGAGGTTGTTGATTCGGCTGGTGCGAAGGCGACTAAGTCGGCGGTGGTGACGGTGAATATGAAGATGGTGGCTTTGAATGAGGCTCCGTCTTTGGAGGTGAAGGATGCCTCGGTTGCTGCTGGTGATGATTTTGATGTGAAGTCGTTGGTGGTTGAGGCTGAGGATGCTGAAGATGGTGTGCTGACTGATCAGGTGAAGCTGGTTGATGATGGTGGGTTGGATGTGTCCAAGCCGGGTAAGTATACGGTGACGTTTGAGGTTGTTGATTCGGCTGGTGCGAAGGCGACTAAGTCGGCGGTGGTGACGGTGAATATGAAGATGGTGGCTTTGAATGAGGCTCCGTCTTTGGAGGTGAAGGATGCCTCGGTTGCTGCTGGTGATGATTTTGATGTGAAGTCGTTGGTGGTTGAGGCTGAGGATGCTGAAGATGGTGTGATTACTGATCGGGTTGAGCTTGTTGATGATGGTGGGTTGGATGTGTCCAAGCCGGGTAAGTATACGGTGACGTTTGAGGTTGTTGATTCGGCTGGTGCGAAAGTGGCTAAGACGGCGACAGTGACGGTGAATATGAAGATGGTGGCTTTGAATGAGGCTCCGTCTTTGGAGGTGAAGGATGCCTCGGTTGCTGCTGGTGACGAGTTTGATCCAGTGTCTTTGGTGGTGAAGGCTGAAGATGCTGAAGATGGTGTGATTACTGATCGGGTTGAGCTTGTTGATGATGGTGGGTTGGACCTGTCCAAGCCGGGTACGTATGTGTTGAAGTTTGAGGTTGCTGATTCGCAGGGTGCGAAAGTGGCTAAGACGGCGACAGTGACGGTGAATATGAAGATGGTGGCTTTGAATGAGGCTCCGTCTTTGGAGGTGAAGGATGCCTCGGTTGCTGCTGGTGACGAGTTTGATCCAGTGTCTTTGGTGGTGAAGGCTGAAGATGCTGAAGATGGTGTGATTACTGATCGGGTTGAGCTTGTTGATGATGGTGGGTTGGACCTGTCCAAGCCGGGTACGTATGTGTTGAAGTTTGAGGTTGCTGATTCGCAGGGTGCGAAAGTGGCTAAGACGGCGACAGTGACGGTCGAGGCAAAGCAAACGCCCGCCCCTGGTGCTCCGACAGACAACCAGAGTGGGGTCCCAGCGCCGCAACCGGAACCTCAGTCGGCGACCCAACCGCCCGCTTCCTCCGGCAAGCTTGCGTGGACAGGCGCCGATTCGCGCAACCTCGCGGGCTTTGCAGGTGCGATGCTCCTGATGGGCGCGGCGCTTGTGGCGACCCGGCGTCGTGTGAAGTAG
- a CDS encoding GNAT family N-acetyltransferase → MQELERIHVGMGQAWPGLSQEHLGDWILRFGGGYTSRANSALPVGKPGVPIAEAIKHVKDSYASRGLSPKYQIPLLTHAEIPQRIPAQAERADSFVPGSTIDTGATPVNKELDDALEHADYAWSVPALVQTLPAHVAAGDVQWPAGVSAEWTDTPTQGWKSLASQRFHDNPHALEVTLAHPAKYLTLWNEHEPIGRGRVSAAGEFYDVSDLLVLSRMRGMGLGRQMMTAMTLMGRELGARTGVLQVEADNARAITLYRSLGWQDQGGYHFRTLAD, encoded by the coding sequence ATGCAAGAGCTCGAGCGCATTCACGTGGGCATGGGACAGGCTTGGCCGGGACTGTCCCAGGAGCACCTGGGCGACTGGATCCTCCGATTCGGCGGCGGGTACACCAGCCGCGCGAACAGCGCTCTTCCCGTCGGGAAACCTGGCGTGCCCATTGCCGAGGCTATCAAGCACGTAAAGGATTCCTACGCATCCCGCGGGCTCTCCCCTAAGTACCAGATCCCGCTCCTGACGCATGCGGAGATCCCGCAGAGGATTCCTGCGCAAGCCGAGCGAGCAGATTCGTTTGTTCCAGGAAGCACCATCGACACCGGAGCCACGCCCGTCAACAAGGAACTCGACGATGCTCTCGAGCACGCAGACTACGCTTGGTCAGTTCCAGCACTCGTCCAGACACTTCCGGCACACGTAGCGGCTGGGGATGTGCAGTGGCCCGCGGGGGTCTCGGCCGAATGGACCGATACACCCACCCAAGGATGGAAATCACTCGCATCACAGAGATTCCACGACAATCCCCACGCCCTGGAGGTCACACTCGCCCACCCGGCGAAGTACCTCACCCTCTGGAATGAACACGAACCCATCGGCCGAGGACGAGTCAGCGCAGCAGGCGAGTTCTACGACGTCTCCGATCTCCTCGTTCTGAGCCGGATGCGAGGGATGGGCCTGGGACGACAGATGATGACCGCCATGACCTTGATGGGGCGGGAACTCGGAGCCCGTACCGGGGTACTCCAAGTGGAGGCAGACAACGCTCGAGCCATCACCCTGTACCGCTCGCTGGGATGGCAGGACCAAGGCGGCTACCACTTCCGCACACTGGCTGATTAG